From the Anopheles merus strain MAF unplaced genomic scaffold, AmerM5.1 LNR4000924, whole genome shotgun sequence genome, the window GACGTGTACCattcaaacccccccccctcccaccacATTGACCCAAACGCCTCGTGGAGGGAATTGATGGAAATTTATTGGATTGTTTTGCTTGCAACCGGTGTGGTGTCTCGTGTCTGGCTGGACTCTTGTGGACGCACTGCTGGTTGCCCACGTTTTACGGTCGTCGATCGTCGCGTTGGTAATTGACGccatttgcataatttactACCAGCTTAGAATTTCGgccgtgcacacacacacatgcatttgGAGAACAAAAACCGGGGGGGAATAAAAGAATAATGTGTGAAAAGCGTTTTCGTCCAGCAGATTGCATTGTTCACGCAATCAATCATTTTAAAGGTTGCTCCGCTTCTTCTCCGCGGAAGACGCAATTTAGTGCATattacacccacacacacacacatactagcAGCTCAGTCAATCAAGATCATCCAAATCACTCAAATTTTCGTCGTTCTTCTTCGCTTCTTTGCAGACATGCTGAACCTCGAGACGGGCGAGATCGAGTACGGCACGGTCGGCGGGTACGATCGTGAGCGTATCTATCTGGACAAGGAGACGGGCGAGGTGAGCAGCGACCCGACCGAGCAGGCCGGGTCGCGGCGGCGGCGCTCCAAGTTCCACATACCGAAGCAGTACCTCCGCAATCAGTGCGGCATCATCGGCCGGCGGCCAGCGGCACCGGCCGCCCCGAGCGTCAGCTGCGCGCTGATGGCGTGCAAGCAAAAGATGATACCGATGATGAAGAGGTACCTGTCAAATGACATCCATACACTCTAGGTACTCTAGGCTATTACTCTAGGCTACGctctgctactactactgctaccgAACGCGATGGACCAATGCACGCCTGAAGGGGCGCGTGCGCCCGCGGACGAGGTACAGAAGACGAACGTTTCGTGTGTTATCCTATTtaacctttgtttttttttcctctgtaGTACTAGCCTTAGTAAGCTTAGCGATAAGAGCTACCGTTAGTGTACGGCAATGaatgttgtatgtgtgtatgtgtgtggagggGGATGGAtgtctgtatgtgtgattGATGCGTCTGGTTAAGATTTTAATTCGAAGGGCTCAGATAGTATTAGTAGCATCGTTTAACTGCACCCAAAAAACACAGCTAACACTCAAATCTACTACtatctcttctctctctctctctctctctctctctctctctctttctgtacCCACAGGAGATTACGGTCGGCTATAACAGTACCGCACATCTGCTCttcctgctgccgctgctgttcGTGACGCCGAAGCTGTTCGCGCTCGTCATCTCGTTCGTCGAGGTGATGCTGCACATGTGGGCCCACCGGAAGAACAGCACAAACGGCAACCCGGACGTCTACTACCGCAGCCCGATGCACGTAGTGACGCGCCAGTTCTGCGAGGTGTGCCGCCACGAGCGGCTGATGGGCCGGGTCGGGAAGCTGCAGGACGTGCGGATGAAGCAGATGCAGAACTACTTCCGGAAGGTTACGCGAAACATTGCTTagcgaaaaagaagaaaaacaaaaacatccccGGAGGCGCTTGCTGTCTACTGCCCTTCCTACCGCTACGTACTACAACTACTGGTGTGCCCTGACACTCTGTGTTTTAAGCTTACGCTCGCTCCCTCAGCCGTGGAGGTCTGGGGATGATGACGATAATGCTGCTGCGTGCTGCcaatgtgtgcgtgcgtttttgTGGCTGGCCCCTTCCCAGATtatattgttttgttatttttctttctttctttcttctgttcTACTTTCACAAAACACTGCGCTGTAAAGTGATAGCGTGTACAGATTTACACTATTAATAAAGCAATCGAAACGCGCATTTTGGCATTTTGGGGAGTCTTCTTTCTTCACCAATTACAATTTATGGTGGACATTCCAGAGTTCCCCGATAtcagtgtaaaaaaaataactcaaGAGTTTGAGTTGTCAGTCGAATTACAGCTCACTGTTAGCCtttgtacagtctgttcctgAGTTACGCATTATAGAGGGTTTGAGATGACGCGGTTTAAATAAATTGacagtttttgaagaaaatgttGGAATGTAAAATGAATCGTTTGTTGAAATCGTAAAATCGtccaaaatataaaaaaaatacaaattttccGAATGTATGATCCAAAATCAACAATTTCATAGGTAAAATCACCCATTTTACGATAAATTACCTATTCTCTCTGGATACTTTAGCCTTAAATCGCGATATTCGACTTAAGCGGGCCGGCGAGCGGCACTAATCGCGTAACTCAAGAACAAATTGCACTGTCTGTTGCCTACTGTGATACTCTTAGCTGGGTTGCCATACCTGCAACAGTACGGCGACTTTTTACTCCTCGTTCCTTAATCTTCGTGTTCGTAATCTTCCGATATAGTATCCGGCACGTCTGTAGCGAGAAAAAAATAGGAAGGAAATGCTGTTAGCGACCGAAAGCAACGCACAACAATTCGCCCCAATCCACTCACCAAGCTCCAAGTCCGGTTGTCGGCGGTCGGTAAAATCGTAACGTTCCGCAGATCGAGGTTGCTGATCACGTTCATGTTGTTCTTCTGCTCGCCGTGCACCCGCCACCGATGTTTCTCGAGCGCTACGCGAGCGGCCAGGGAAATACCGCACACCTCACAGTCAAACGTGGTCGGGTTGTGCACCTTTTTGTGGCCGCAACATGCTGCAACAGCGACGCCCTGCGGGGGAACTTTTTCCCACACTCCCCACAGTCGTGTGTTCGCGGCCCGGTGATCCGTGCCGCAGTCTCAATGCTCTCCACAACGTCACCGTCAGCGTTGAGCGTCGCGACAACAAAGGACGGCTCGCTGGCGGCCATCGGTTCCTTCTTCGGCTGCTTCAGCTGCTGCGCGTGCTTGCGCTCCATGTGCACCCGCAGGTTGACGCGCTGCGTGTAGGAAAGCGCACAGTGCGGACACTGGTACGGCTTCTCGAGCGTGTGCGAGGGCAGATGCTTGTGCAGCAGGCTTTTGTACAGAAATTTGCGCGGACAGTGTGGGCAGTTGTAAATTTTCACATGCATCTTGCGCTTGTGCCGCTCGAGGTTGGCCTCCATGCGGTACGTCTTGCTGCACACGGGACACTCGAACGATCCATCGTCCCGCCGAATGTTTGGACGGTGCCTCCTTGTCCGAGATGACGattgcgttctcgttctcggACAGCAGATCGATCAGCTCGCGCAGCGTCATCTCGctccggtgctccacctggaAGTGGTCGTACAGCCCGGTCGCGTCCGAGTACCGCTCCTGGCAGAGCGGACACACGTGCGGGAACTTGCGCAGATGGGCGGTCATGTGCGCCTCGAGCTCGCTCATCCGGATGCACTTCTTCTCGCAGATCTGGCAGGTGAACTTTTTGTTCCCACTTTCGCCCGTGTGCGTGCGCAGGTGGATGGTTAGGTTAATCTTTTGCGTAAAGCTAGCGGACGAAACATAACAGACGGAAATTATTCACTGAACTAAAACACCTTTTAGCAGCAATCCGTTTACTTACCCTCTTCCGCACACTTCGCAGCAAAACTTTTTCATCTTCGTGTGTACCAGGGTGTGACGATCCTTCAAGC encodes:
- the LOC121603211 gene encoding histone-lysine N-methyltransferase PRDM9-like; translated protein: MKCFVSGCDTDDNVVSYTSVFYVNCPTDSTIQQQWFTLLEVTDPDAMRALVDGRSKVCSCHFTEDCFGHHPVYGYRYYSPRGTERKRTGIPEQRNRDNTDADQEKSLHDLNENLQQLDKFVSQQDVGDADEYDEYEMDVSDQETERFAGKQVHLGTVEERSNTDVIEVKDDTEVDVVKEEYEVTSSKDTASDSETDYGPIEALEEVSVCGDKVRVRDENEGLNRFFCEYCGRGFRFKSLKDRHTLVHTKMKKFCCEVCGRGFTQKINLTIHLRTHTGESGNKKFTCQICEKKCIRMSELEAHMTAHLRKFPHVCPLCQERYSDATGLYDHFQVEHRSEMTLRELIDLLSENENAIVISDKEAPSKHSAGRWIVRVSRVQQDVPHGGQPRAAQALLHKHLPSHTLEKPYQCPHCALSYTQRVNLRVHMERKHAQQLKQPKKEPMAASEPSFVVATLNADGDVVESIETAARITGPRTHDCGECGKKFPRRASLLQHVAATKRCTTRPRLTVRCAVFPWPLA
- the LOC121603210 gene encoding uncharacterized protein LOC121603210, which codes for MLNLETGEIEYGTVGGYDRERIYLDKETGEVSSDPTEQAGSRRRRSKFHIPKQYLRNQCGIIGRRPAAPAAPSVSCALMACKQKMIPMMKSITLGYALLLLLLPNAMDQCTPEGARAPADEEITVGYNSTAHLLFLLPLLFVTPKLFALVISFVEVMLHMWAHRKNSTNGNPDVYYRSPMHVVTRQFCEVCRHERLMGRVGKLQDVRMKQMQNYFRKVTRNIA